A portion of the Oncorhynchus gorbuscha isolate QuinsamMale2020 ecotype Even-year linkage group LG07, OgorEven_v1.0, whole genome shotgun sequence genome contains these proteins:
- the si:ch1073-291c23.2 gene encoding membrane-spanning 4-domains subfamily A member 15 produces MNMASDISPAGGEGGPHTTMVGGSKPLHRFIRGEPKSTGIVMMFMGSSLFILGIPMRLDILMSSAETFTPFWLGILFIISGLLYVLTEKNPSKQLVTASLALSIISMLGVTVAFFEFLKGILHIRQSHDYYDLYNYDYNATESGRVVVPWRKQHMYQLISLEAVFMYQSLVGMVVLIVMTSFARVALHSSKTQAVVVMQDLPSPD; encoded by the exons ATGAACATGGCGTCCGACATCAGTCcagcagggggagaaggagggccACATACCACTATGGTGGGAGGAAGTAAACCACTGCACCGCTTCATCAGAGGCGAGCCAAAGAGCACTGGG ATTGTAATGATGTTCATGGGATCATCACTCTTCATCTTGGGGATTCCAATGAGGCTGGATATACTGATGTCCTCTGCTGAGACTTTCACCCCTTTTTGGCTAGGAATCCTG TTCATCATCTCTGGGTTGTTATATGTGCTCACAGAGAAGAATCCTTCAAAACAACTG GTGACAGCAAGCCTGGCCCTTAGTATCATCTCTATGTTGGGGGTCACAGTGGCTTTCTTTGAATTCCTTAAAGGCATCCTGCACATTCGGCAGTCACATGACTACTATGATCTTTATAACTATGACTACAACGCCACAGAATCTGGCAGAGTTGTAGTCCCCTGGCGTAAACAACATATG TACCAGTTGATCAGCCTCGAGGCTGTATTTATGTACCAGAGCTTAGTAGGCATGGTGGTCCTAATTGTGATGACATCATTTGCCAGGGTTGCCTTGCATTCCAGCAAGACACAG GCAGTTGTGGTAATGCAAGATCTACCATCACCAGACTGA